CGGGCCATGTTGCCGTTCCGGGCGGGGCGGCTGCAGAAGGAGCATGGAGGGACCTGGTTGGCGCAAGCCCCGATTCCCCGGCGGACTTTGTCTATAAGTTGCTTGCAAAGGACAACGGATGGCTCGCCGCATATTTTGATGCGCTCTCGCGGGTGGATCAGTCCCAGCAGGCGCATCTGACGGAACCGGCCCGTATGAAGCGGGTTTACGAGGCATTCCGCTCGCCCGATGCGGACCCATCTGCAACATCGAGTGTCTTTCGCAAGGCGCCGGGGCTGCTGGTGCTGTTTACGAGGGTGGACTGGGATGCCGATGGCCAGCCTCACGTGCCCGGCGGCGTGGCTGTGTGGAAGGACATCCTGAACGAAAAGAGCGATTTCAAGCTGGTAAAAACCTGGGGGAAGAAATCGCGCAACTGGACGAGCGGCGACCAACTGCTGGAGGCCATGGCGTCGCTTTCGCGTCTTGAGTCGGACACGGGGCCTCTACAGAGTTATCTGACACTGTCGGAGATCGACGCTGGAAGGCCTTCGAATCGAAAGCTCTCTCCAGAGACGGCGAGGTTGCTGGCCGCACGCTTTCAGCGCTTTGGAAGCTGGTACATGCTCTTCTCGGAGTTCCCCGAGCTGACGGATGAATCGATTGCGCGATTCATGAATGTGGCAGATGCGATCGGGGGCATCTCGAACCAGACGTTGCGTGGCAACGCAATCGGCGCATTCCAGGCGAACATTGGGCTCTGGCAGATTCTTGCGCGACAGGGTGAGATTCCCCGCGCAGAGTTAAACAACTCCTGGCTGAGTATGGTTGGCCCCTTCTCGAAGATAGGCTCACCGCCGGAGCTGTTCGATGTTACCCGTCTATCGCTCAGCAATATGCTGGTGGCTGCTGCGGGTAAGCCCAACGTCACGCAGGACGAGCTGGTTGAGATGCTGGCCGGACCGCAGCAGCAGGGGAGCGAGGCCCAGCGAGCTCATCAGGAGATCGCCGGTCGTATTCGCAATGTGCTGGAGGATCAGCGGCTGGTCTCGCTGGATACATTGTTCGCTCTTGGCGATGGATTGAATGCCATGGGGCAGGGATCGACCGCTCCGTCGAATATGCTTTCGCTTGCCGGAGAACTGCGCGAGTTTGAGATGCCCCGGCCCATCTTCACGAACAACGAAAAGATCACGTGGGCGCCGGGGGTGTACAGCACGCATCATGCAGAGCTGCAGATCAAGACCGACCTGACAAAGATCATCAAGAGTTCGGGGAGCAAGGCGCAGTTGGATACGGCACGAGGCCAGTTGACACCGTTCCTTCGGGATACGCTGGTTGGCCTGAACTACGCCTACTATGAGCCGCCGGGTGCGCAGGTGCTGCATAACAATTCGCTGTTTGTGCGCTCGCACGACTTCTCGGGAATTTCGGTGGTGGCGACGGAGAGGTACTGGCAGTCGCCGGAGCTGATGGGAGTGGGTACGCCGGCGGGCGGCGGCGCCTATCTGATGGGTTCGCTGGCCGACCTGCCGTACGCGCTTGCATCGACGGAGCAGGACTTCATCGCTCCGGAGAACGTCCAGGCGCTTATCTGGAAGGAATTGGTTCCCGATCTGCTGGTCGGCGCGACGGTGCCGAGATGGTGGAACATCACTCCTGCGGAGCTACATGCGGTCGCGCTTTACCAGAAGTCCGGCGAGGAGCTGTTGACGGCGGCATCGTCAAATGCCGATCTGCGCGGCAAGGTGATCTATATCCTTGCCAACCGGATGTCCCCCCAGCGGCTTGAAGGACTGGACAAGTCGCTGGCCAACGGGGAGGATGCGATTGCCGTACTGGCACAGACAATGCCGGCTGATACCTTCTATCTTTCGGCTGAATTCAGGCGTCGCTACCCCGACCAGGCAGCTTCGTATGGCGCGGCGAGCCAGCAGCTCGATGCGCTTCGAAAGCAAAGCCCGGCTGACACTGCCGCGGAGAAGCTCTCGCGAGACTTCGGCGTGCCGCATCCCGTACTGGCGCGGAGCTATGCTCCGGGACTGCTCTATGTCAAACCGTTTCCGTCGTTTGGAGGCGAGTCGAGCCGCTTGTTCGGCGAGTCGTGGGAGTCAAACAACCTTTACTGGGCGCGACTGGTGGATGAGAAGGGGTATGCTCCTGCCACCCTCAATCATCTGGTTCCGGAGCTGACGCGCCGCATGTCGGCAAAGATATTTGCTACGGATCTGGAAGACTGGTCGGCCTTGAATCGAGCGATGAAGGAGGCGGGAGACGAGTTTCTCCAGGGCAAGATCGGTCTGCCGCCTGTTGCAACCAATACGTCATTACGCACCCCCGACGAAACGCGGCCTGAGCCGGGGATTGGAGGAGTACGGTGAAGAAACCCCTTTTCTCTATTCTTTTGCTGTCATCGCTAGTGTTGCTGAGCGATACACGCCGCACATCGGCACAGGACGACTCGCGGATCAGGGTCGATGTTGTGCTGGTTCAACTGAACGTTGCCGTAACCGACCGCAAGGGCAACTACGTGACCGGCCTCAAGCCTGAGGATTTCGTCATTACCGAGGACAAGATCCCGGAAAAGATATCGACGTTTGAAGAGGGCAACGAGCCGACGAAGCGCCTGGTACTGAGCGGTTCCGACGGAAAGATGGTCTCTCAGGCGGTTGTTCCGGAGTCAGTGAGCGCAGGACAGGATGGGATAGCGAAGCCGGGCGTGCAGTCCGCGACGGGTGCAAATGTCTTCATCCTCTTCGATACAAGCAACTATATGTACAGGGGTTTCGTCTTCGCGCAGGACTCGATCACCGACTTCATCCGTTCGCTGGAGGGCGTCGGGCGAGTGGCCTTTTACTCGTACAGCCGCGATCTTTCGCGCGCCGTGCCGCTGACGTCAGAGCGTCCGACTGTATTGCGAGGCGTCCGAAGCACCGTTGCGGGTGATGATGCGGCTCTCTACAACAGCCTGCTGCTGACCGTGAAAGATGCTGCCCGGCTTACGGGCAGGAAGGCGATTGTCGTCTTTTCCAACGGGCCGGACAACGCCAGCCTGGTTCCACCGGAAGACGTTGCCGAGCTTGCGCAGTCCACCGGGACGATCATTTACATGATCAGCACGCGCGATGCGCAGGCGGAGCCGATCTCGACCGCGGTCTTTGAGCGTATGAGCAAGGCGACCGGGGGAAAGGCCTACTTCTCGAAGAGCTGGAAGGACGAGAAAGATGCGTTTGCGTCGATCCGCGACGACCTGGCGCACCTCTACTCGTTGAGCTACTACCCGCAGCCGAACCCGAACCACGGATGGCGGAGCATCTCGGTGAAGCTGGTCGGCGAGGCGGCGCAGAAGTATCGCATACGCACTCGCGACGGCTATCGTGTGCTGAAGCAGCCACAGATGGCATCGGCGACGGCTTCAGCAGAGGCACCGGCACAGTAAGGAAGATGGCCGCTCAGTCTCCTTCGGTGAAGTAGCAGCGCAGCATTCCGCAGACGACAGCGATGATGGCACCGACGAGCATCAGCGTCGTCGCGATGGACGCCCTGCCTACGAAGTAGGGGAGCAGAAAGACCACAACTCCGCCGTACATCAGAATCGTCAGCAGCGCTCTTGCGGTTTGTCTATGCACGATTGAGCCATCCTCTTCTTCCACGGAACGCCAAAGGCGGAATCGTGTAAAGTGACACTGAGAAATGGAAAACTCTGCCCGGACATATATACCCGCCCGTCGGCCATATCGCAAGATGGCATCGCGGCCTTGTCGATGTCGATAGAGTAGCTTCGTCAAATTCGCACAAATACTACCCCTTCAAGGCGGCCAGTGTACGCCGCGTAAAGCCGGTCTGGCCGTGGCGCCTGGCACCGGTTTCTGCACCGCCACCTTTGGGGACACATCGAATCGACGATGCAAAAGAAAGGGATTCCTATGGGGCGCTTCACATTTCTTCGGATAGTCAGTCTTTTTGCTCTGCTCTTTGTTGTTCCAGGGACCGATCTCTCCCTTCAAGCCCAATCAGTTGCAAAAGACGATCGCATCGTATCGCAGGACATCACGCTAAAGAACGGCATAACCCTGAACTACGTGGTCCAGGGTGCTCCTAAAGGATCGGTGGTTGTTCTTTTGCATGGGGCGGGGG
This region of Acidobacteriota bacterium genomic DNA includes:
- a CDS encoding VWA domain-containing protein, whose product is MLLLSSLVLLSDTRRTSAQDDSRIRVDVVLVQLNVAVTDRKGNYVTGLKPEDFVITEDKIPEKISTFEEGNEPTKRLVLSGSDGKMVSQAVVPESVSAGQDGIAKPGVQSATGANVFILFDTSNYMYRGFVFAQDSITDFIRSLEGVGRVAFYSYSRDLSRAVPLTSERPTVLRGVRSTVAGDDAALYNSLLLTVKDAARLTGRKAIVVFSNGPDNASLVPPEDVAELAQSTGTIIYMISTRDAQAEPISTAVFERMSKATGGKAYFSKSWKDEKDAFASIRDDLAHLYSLSYYPQPNPNHGWRSISVKLVGEAAQKYRIRTRDGYRVLKQPQMASATASAEAPAQ